A section of the Paenibacillus aurantius genome encodes:
- a CDS encoding glycoside hydrolase family 2 protein has translation MTTKKYIKNYPRPQFVRENWVDLNGEWRFGFDDEDAGEANGWHRSFGGDRQILVPFTYETKASGIGEEAHHPCVWYNRTLDLPAEAAGKRILLHFQAVDYIATVWVNGEYVGRHQGGYAAFSFDIAPYVTAGSANELTVKVEDSKDATQPRGKQRWVDDNFECFYVQTTGIWQSVWLEYVDQEYVDSVKITPDVDASSVRFEYQVNGDVHADSKLRLEAIITMKGRQVKQASLTIDRPWLMLEVDLVHEMNGPWKRCYWAPGRPNLYDVEFILYRDDVAIDHVYSYFGMRKISIEKGKVLLNNVPVYQRMLLDQGYWPESHLTPPSEEALIEDIDLLLQMGYNGVRKHMKIEDARFLYWCDVKGVLVWSEMAATYEFNDKAVQQFTEEWMEIVRQQYNHPSIITWVPFNESWGIANIFKDRRQQKFTEAIYHLTKAFDPNRPVITNDGWEHTVSDILTLHDYVETKEQFLKRYANKDEIVNNEKTFNQWKYAFADGYGYKGQPIIVSEFGGIAFQSDKGWGYGGQVASEEAFLERFRGIHEAIKQTGYIVGYCYTQITDVQQEVNGLLTEERKPKVPLEKIREINLS, from the coding sequence ATGACGACGAAGAAATATATTAAAAATTATCCGAGACCCCAGTTCGTGAGAGAAAACTGGGTCGATTTGAACGGCGAGTGGCGCTTCGGCTTTGACGATGAAGACGCAGGGGAGGCCAATGGGTGGCACCGGAGCTTCGGAGGAGACCGCCAAATCCTTGTTCCTTTTACTTATGAAACGAAGGCGAGCGGCATTGGGGAGGAGGCTCACCATCCTTGCGTTTGGTACAACCGAACGCTGGACCTTCCGGCGGAAGCTGCCGGCAAACGAATTCTCCTGCATTTTCAAGCGGTGGATTATATCGCGACCGTATGGGTCAACGGCGAATACGTCGGAAGGCATCAAGGCGGGTACGCGGCATTTTCATTCGACATTGCCCCTTACGTGACGGCGGGGTCCGCGAATGAGCTGACGGTTAAGGTTGAAGACAGCAAGGATGCTACCCAGCCGCGTGGCAAACAGCGCTGGGTGGACGATAACTTCGAATGCTTCTATGTGCAGACGACGGGCATTTGGCAGTCGGTTTGGCTGGAATACGTAGACCAGGAATACGTGGATTCGGTAAAAATCACGCCGGATGTAGACGCCTCCTCCGTTCGATTCGAGTACCAGGTGAATGGCGATGTGCACGCGGACAGCAAGCTTCGACTGGAAGCGATTATTACGATGAAGGGACGGCAGGTCAAACAGGCAAGCCTGACGATCGACCGCCCCTGGCTTATGCTCGAGGTCGACCTCGTTCACGAGATGAACGGGCCTTGGAAGCGCTGCTACTGGGCCCCGGGCCGTCCGAATTTGTACGATGTGGAATTTATCCTGTACCGGGACGACGTTGCGATTGATCATGTCTACTCTTATTTCGGCATGAGAAAAATATCGATCGAGAAGGGCAAAGTGCTCCTGAACAATGTACCGGTCTATCAACGAATGCTCCTGGATCAAGGCTACTGGCCGGAAAGCCATTTAACGCCGCCTTCCGAGGAAGCGTTGATCGAGGATATCGATCTGCTTCTGCAGATGGGGTATAACGGGGTGCGCAAGCACATGAAGATTGAGGATGCCCGGTTCTTGTATTGGTGCGATGTGAAGGGAGTGCTTGTCTGGTCCGAGATGGCGGCCACCTACGAATTTAACGACAAGGCGGTGCAGCAATTCACCGAAGAATGGATGGAAATCGTTCGCCAGCAGTATAACCATCCGTCCATTATCACTTGGGTTCCTTTCAATGAATCCTGGGGCATCGCGAATATTTTCAAAGACCGCCGGCAGCAGAAATTCACCGAAGCGATCTATCACCTCACCAAGGCGTTTGATCCGAACCGGCCGGTGATAACGAATGACGGTTGGGAGCATACCGTGTCCGATATCTTGACGCTGCATGATTATGTGGAAACGAAGGAACAATTCCTTAAGCGCTATGCCAATAAGGACGAAATCGTGAACAACGAGAAGACGTTCAACCAATGGAAATATGCCTTCGCCGACGGCTACGGCTACAAGGGACAGCCGATTATCGTGAGCGAATTCGGCGGCATCGCTTTCCAGTCCGACAAAGGCTGGGGATACGGCGGTCAGGTCGCTTCAGAGGAAGCGTTCCTGGAAAGATTCCGCGGCATTCACGAAGCGATTAAGCAGACGGGGTATATCGTAGGATACTGCTACACCCAGATTACCGACGTTCAGCAAGAGGTGAACGGGCTGTTGACCGAGGAGCGGAAGCCAAAGGTGCCGCTGGAGAAGATCAGGGAAATCAATCTATCCTGA